The following proteins are co-located in the Solanum pennellii chromosome 8, SPENNV200 genome:
- the LOC107028771 gene encoding secoisolariciresinol dehydrogenase-like isoform X1, whose translation MAAHLPRRLEGKVAIITGAASGIGEASAKLFSRYGSKVVIADIQDDLAQNVCKDLDPSSTTFVHCDVTKEEDLENVVNIVVDKYGKLDIMYNNAGIMGAVKSNILENEKSDFEKVISTNLVGTFLGIKQAARVMIPRGQGSIITTGSVCASIGGVCPHSYTSSKHGLLGLTRNAAINLGRYGIRVNCVSPYVIRTTSALDTLKKMGKEDSDVYSTLNGPTLTPYDVTEAAVFLASDESKYVNGQDFIIDGGFTIENPGLSMFK comes from the exons gctTGAAGGTAAGGTTGCAATTATAACTGGTGCTGCTAGTGGCATTGGTGAAGCATCAGCGAAACTTTTTTCTAGATACGGATCCAAAGTTGTGATTGCAGACATTCAAGACGACTTGGCACAAAATGTTTGCAAAGATTTGGATCCATCATCAACTACCTTTGTGCATTGTGATGTTACAAAAGAGGAAGACTTAGAAAATGTTGTGAACATTGTTGTAGACAAGTATGGCAAGCTAGACATCATGTACAATAATGCTGGTATTATGGGAGCAGTCAAATCCAATAttcttgaaaatgaaaaatctgACTTCGAAAAAGTCATTAGTACTAACCTCGTAG GTACATTTCTTGGAATTAAACAAGCAGCACGAGTCATGATCCCTCGTGGTCAAGGTAGCATAATTACAACTGGTAGTGTCTGTGCATCAATAGGTGGTGTTTGTCCTCATTCCTACACCAGTTCAAAACATGGATTGTTAGGACTTACTCGGAATGCTGCAATTAATTTAGGACGGTATGGCATTCGTGTGAATTGTGTGTCACCTTACGTTATTCGTACAACATCAGCTTTAGATACCTTAAAAAAGATGGGGAAGGAAGATTCAGATGTTTATTCTACCTTAAACGGTCCTACACTTACTCCTTATGATGTCACCGAAGCAGCTGTTTTCCTAGCAAGTGATGAGTCCAAGTATGTAAATGGCCaagattttattattgatgGGGGATTCACAATTGAGAATCCAGGTTTATCAATGTTCAAGTAG
- the LOC107028771 gene encoding secoisolariciresinol dehydrogenase-like isoform X2, translating to MLEGKVAIITGAASGIGEASAKLFSRYGSKVVIADIQDDLAQNVCKDLDPSSTTFVHCDVTKEEDLENVVNIVVDKYGKLDIMYNNAGIMGAVKSNILENEKSDFEKVISTNLVGTFLGIKQAARVMIPRGQGSIITTGSVCASIGGVCPHSYTSSKHGLLGLTRNAAINLGRYGIRVNCVSPYVIRTTSALDTLKKMGKEDSDVYSTLNGPTLTPYDVTEAAVFLASDESKYVNGQDFIIDGGFTIENPGLSMFK from the exons gctTGAAGGTAAGGTTGCAATTATAACTGGTGCTGCTAGTGGCATTGGTGAAGCATCAGCGAAACTTTTTTCTAGATACGGATCCAAAGTTGTGATTGCAGACATTCAAGACGACTTGGCACAAAATGTTTGCAAAGATTTGGATCCATCATCAACTACCTTTGTGCATTGTGATGTTACAAAAGAGGAAGACTTAGAAAATGTTGTGAACATTGTTGTAGACAAGTATGGCAAGCTAGACATCATGTACAATAATGCTGGTATTATGGGAGCAGTCAAATCCAATAttcttgaaaatgaaaaatctgACTTCGAAAAAGTCATTAGTACTAACCTCGTAG GTACATTTCTTGGAATTAAACAAGCAGCACGAGTCATGATCCCTCGTGGTCAAGGTAGCATAATTACAACTGGTAGTGTCTGTGCATCAATAGGTGGTGTTTGTCCTCATTCCTACACCAGTTCAAAACATGGATTGTTAGGACTTACTCGGAATGCTGCAATTAATTTAGGACGGTATGGCATTCGTGTGAATTGTGTGTCACCTTACGTTATTCGTACAACATCAGCTTTAGATACCTTAAAAAAGATGGGGAAGGAAGATTCAGATGTTTATTCTACCTTAAACGGTCCTACACTTACTCCTTATGATGTCACCGAAGCAGCTGTTTTCCTAGCAAGTGATGAGTCCAAGTATGTAAATGGCCaagattttattattgatgGGGGATTCACAATTGAGAATCCAGGTTTATCAATGTTCAAGTAG